The genome window AAACTGGAAATTGCACTTAAAAACAATTGTGATGTTCAGCCTTTTTCTAACACCATACTTCTTCTTATTAGCAATGGATATGCCTTTCTGGGTATATTTATTACTTAATGTCGTTATCGGTATCGGTATGGCAGGAGTTGGAATGAACGTAATGCATGACGGAAATCATGGTGCATATTCAACAAAATCTTGGGTAAACAAATTAATGGGCGGAAGTATTTATATTTTAGCTGGAAATGTTTATAACTGGCAAGTACAACACAATGTTTTACACCATACATATACCAACATTATTGGTCACGATGAAGATTTAGAAGCGGGAAGAATTTTACGTTTTTCTAAAACTGCAAAATGGTATAGTCACCACAGATTTCAACATTATTATTCTGTTTTCTTGTATGGATTATTAACTTTCAATTGGGCTATCACTACTGACTTCCTTCAAATGAAACGTTATTTAAAAAGACAATTATCTTACGGAGAAGCAAAAAGCCCAGCATTCCAATGGACAACTTTGATTGTTACAAAAGCAATTTATTTCTCAATTTGGTTAGTTTTACCAATGCTTTTAGGAATTACTTGGTGGAAAGTTTTATTTGGTTTCGTAGTAATGCACTACACTGCGGGATTAATTTTAAGTATTGTATTCCAATTAGCACATGTTGTAGAAGATACTGTAAACCCAATGCCAGATGAAAATGGCGAAATTGAAAACACTTGGGCTATTCACCAATTATTTACAACTGCTAACTTCGCACCTAAAAATTGGATTGTAAATTATTACACAGGTGGTTTAAATCACCAAATTGAGCACCATATTTTTCCAAACATTAGCCACATTCACTATGATAAGATTGCAGAAATTGTAAAACAAACTGCAAAAGAATGCAACTTACCATATCATGAGTTCAAAACTACTCGAGAGGCAATTGCATCGCACTTTAAGCACTTAAGAGAACTTGGCAGAAAACCACAATTAGCATAATAAATTAAGAGACGCGAGAAATCGCGTCTTTTGTATTAACTATAATAACTAACACACAATGAACCCGTTATCGGACAGAATCAACAATTTAGCTGTATCACAAACGTTAGCTATGGCAGCTTTAGCTAGAGAATTAAAAGCACAAGGAAAAGACATTATCAGCCTTAGTTTAGGAGAGCCTGATTTTAACACTCCAGACTACATCAAAGAAGCTGCAAAAAAAGCAATTGACGAAAATTATTCAGCTTACACACCAGTAGAAGGT of Flavobacterium channae contains these proteins:
- a CDS encoding fatty acid desaturase family protein; amino-acid sequence: MNTTTPIFSKEDNLKFFRTLNKRVNDYFKENKINKTGNWKLHLKTIVMFSLFLTPYFFLLAMDMPFWVYLLLNVVIGIGMAGVGMNVMHDGNHGAYSTKSWVNKLMGGSIYILAGNVYNWQVQHNVLHHTYTNIIGHDEDLEAGRILRFSKTAKWYSHHRFQHYYSVFLYGLLTFNWAITTDFLQMKRYLKRQLSYGEAKSPAFQWTTLIVTKAIYFSIWLVLPMLLGITWWKVLFGFVVMHYTAGLILSIVFQLAHVVEDTVNPMPDENGEIENTWAIHQLFTTANFAPKNWIVNYYTGGLNHQIEHHIFPNISHIHYDKIAEIVKQTAKECNLPYHEFKTTREAIASHFKHLRELGRKPQLA